The Anaerolineae bacterium genomic interval ATTGGATTATATAGTCCCCGGCCCCATCCACATCAAAGGGTTTACATGAAAAGAGGTCTACAAACGCAAAGCTCTTTTTCGGGTAGGTATGAAGTGAAATATGACTTTCAGCGATAATAGTTACCCCGGTAATACCATCATCTTCGGATATCGGCCCGGAGTATCGGAACACGTAAGGTTGAGTTATTCTTGTCATTCCAATCTTTTCAGGCAGTGTGTTCAATAGCCTGAAACAAGCGTCAAGGTCGTCTAGGATTGCCGGATTGCAATCATTCAAATCCATCATTAAGTGGGGACCGTATCCATGCGTATGCTTTTTCATTTTCCATAAATTCTCCTTAAAATAGTTTCGACATTTGACTGATTGTAAAAGTTGCAAAACGCATCGCCACTCGTCAGCCAAGACACTTTATCATATTACGCTAAAAAATTATGCGATCACATCCTTTATCACATCCTTTAAGGTCTTGCCAGGTTTAAACTTCACAACATGACGGGCTTCAATTGTCATTTTTTTACCGGTTGCGGGATTCACTCCTTGGCGGGCCTTACGATATGCTTTTGAAAAGGTTCCAAAACCAGGAAGCCTGATTTTTCCATCCTCCTCTTTAACAGCTTCTCCGATACTGTTAACAAGCGAGTTAAGAGCCTTGCCTGCCTCAGTTTTTGAAATGCCGGCATCATCTGCCATCTGCTCAATTAGTTCTGTTTTTGTCATTATACTTTGCTCCTTTGTCTGTCTGAATAAAGAGTTTTATTACAAGCCTAGAAGGCCTTAATAACAATGCAGTTAAAAGTCAATAATAATATTTAAAGTTTTTCTTTCGCCATTTTTTTTCAAAAATGGCGAAAGAAAGGATTCTATTTTCTTTTTGTGGCTCACCGGCAAATACTTAAATCTTTTTACGTCACCGATACATTCTTGCGAACCGCAAAGCACATAAAAGAACAGTCCTGGTCTAAGTGTTTATAATTATAATAGATTCAGGCAGCTTCATATATAATGCGATTATAAGTGGCGCAGTCATATAACAGGCCGGCTTTGCATCAACTTTACCTGCCCACTTTTTGTTTCAAGAGTGATTTCTTTCACTGATTCAAAGCTCTTTTTTTATCCTATTCCTGTATAACCTCGTACTTGGTGACAGTGATAGTGTTATTGCCTTCACTGTCTGCGCCAATAACACCTGATGCCTTCACAAGCTTAAAGTCCAGTTTGAACAATTCTTTTCCAGCAACATTGTCGACGATAATATACTCCTCACCTAAGCCGGCTATGACTGCGGCTGTCACATCGCCCTTATCATCGTAGGCTGTTGCATACACTGTCCCAGTAACCGTAACCTCATCTGCCGCAAACAGATTCGCTGCACACATGACTGAAAACAGTACCATGGCGCAGAATCCCAAAAATAAAGACCCTTTGTTTAGTTTCACTGTTAATTGCCTCCTTAATTAAATAGTTTTTACCGTGGATCATATTCGCCAATCACCACCGGTTTTCAACCCATAACTTTTCACTCTAATTATTTTGTGACCCCTGGTTGCCTTTCTGACCGTGCCGCTGACTTCCACCTCTTGTTGCATAAGCTGCAGCAATTCTTTCCCTTTTTCATCTCGTTCAATAAAATATTCCTGTTCATCCAGACTCGAAACAGCAACAGCAATGGCATCCCCTTCCTCATCCCAGTCCGCAGGAATCACA includes:
- a CDS encoding S-adenosylmethionine decarboxylase, producing MKKHTHGYGPHLMMDLNDCNPAILDDLDACFRLLNTLPEKIGMTRITQPYVFRYSGPISEDDGITGVTIIAESHISLHTYPKKSFAFVDLFSCKPFDVDGAGDYIIQFFESRSPVIHVQQRGAEFPSTLRLAS
- a CDS encoding HU family DNA-binding protein translates to MTKTELIEQMADDAGISKTEAGKALNSLVNSIGEAVKEEDGKIRLPGFGTFSKAYRKARQGVNPATGKKMTIEARHVVKFKPGKTLKDVIKDVIA